One part of the Tachysurus vachellii isolate PV-2020 chromosome 6, HZAU_Pvac_v1, whole genome shotgun sequence genome encodes these proteins:
- the klc1b gene encoding kinesin light chain 1b isoform X2, translating to MSTMVYPREEKLEKLTQEEIISNTKLVIQGLEALKSEHNSILHSLLETIKCLKKDEEANLVHEKSNLLRKSVEMIELGLGEAQVMMALSNHLNAVESEKQKLRAQVRRLCQENQWLRDELANTQQKLQKSEQSVAQLEEEKKHLEFMNQLKKYDEDVSPSEEKDGEPPKGSLDDLFPNDDEEHGQGMQHQHNSAAVAAAQQGGYEIPARLRTLHNLVIQYASQGRYEVAVPLCKQALEDLEKTSGHDHPDVATMLNILALVYRDQNKYKEAAHLLNDALSIREKTLGKDHPAVAATLNNLAVLYGKRGKYKEAEPLCKRALEIREKVLGKDHPDVAKQLNNLALLCQNQGKYEEVEYYYCRALEIYESRLGPDDPNVAKTKNNLASCFLKQGKYKEAEILYKEILTRAHEKEFGSVDAENKPIWMHAEEREEMSKGKHKDNTPYGEYGGWYKACKVNSPTVNTTLRNLGALYRRQGKMEAAETLEECAMRSRKQGIDPINQSRVAEILKEGDGERRRSRDSMSSVKYDSSSEAGEEVSMGIEWSGVSAYPHHHPIRSVACGYRTRLPCPTELAYRLPTQT from the exons ATGTCCACCATGGTGTATCCTCGTGAAGAGAAGCTGGAGAAACTAACGCAGGAGGAGATCATCTCAAACACTAAGCTGGTGATCCAAGGCCTGGAGGCACTGAAGAGCGAGCACAACTCTATCCTGCACAGTCTGCTGGAGACCATCAAGTGCCTGAAGAAAGATGAGGAAGCCAACCTCGTGCATGAGAAGTCTAACTTACTCCGCAAATCTGTGGAGATGATTGAGCTGGGCCTGGGGGAGGCACAG GTCATGATGGCTCTGTCCAATCACCTTAATGCTGTGGAGTCAGAGAAGCAGAAGTTACGGGCCCAGGTGCGGCGTCTGTGCCAAGAGAACCAGTGGCTGCGGGACGAGTTGGCCAACACTCAGCAGAAACTGCAGAAGAGTGAACAGAGTGTCGCCcagctggaggaggagaagaagcaCCTGGAGTTCATGAATCAGCTCAAAAAGTATGACGAAGATGTTTCACCCTCG GAGGAAAAAGATGGCGAACCACCTAAAGGCTCTCTGGATGATCTTTTCCCTAATGATGATGAGGAACATGGTCAAGGAA TGCAGCACCAGCACAACAGTGCAGCCGTTGCAGCAGCGCAGCAGGGAGGATACGAGATCCCAGCCCGTCTCCGAACACTCCACAACCTGGTGATCCAGTACGCCTCTCAGGGTAGATACGAGGTGGCAGTACCGCTGTGCAAACAAGCTCTGGAGGACCTGGAGAAAACCTCAGGCCACGATCATCCCGATGTTGCCACCATGCTCAACATCCTCGCTCTGGTGTACAG GGATCAGAACAAATATAAAGAGGCAGCACATCTGCTCAATGATGCTCTGTCCATCAGGGAGAAGACTCTCGGCAAAGATCATCCAGCA GTGGCTGCCACCCTGAATAATCTGGCTGTGCTGTACGGGAAAAGGGGCAAATATAAGGAAGCTGAACCACTGTGTAAGAGAGCCTTGGAGATCAGAGagaag GTGCTTGGAAAGGACCACCCAGATGTGGCTAAGCAGCTGAACAACCTGGCCTTGCTGTGTCAGAACCAGGGCAAGTATGAAGAGGTGGAGTACTACTACTGCAGAGCTTTGGAGATCTATGAGTCCAGGCTGGGCCCTGATGACCCTAATGTTGCCAAGACCAAGAACAATCTG GCTTCATGCTTTCTCAAACAAGGGAAATACAAGGAAGCTGAGATTCTTTACAAAGAGATTCTCACCCGTGCCCATGAGAAGGAGTTTGGATCAGTTGATG CTGAGAACAAGCCGATCTGGATGCATGCTGAGGAGAGGGAGGAGATGAGCAAA GGCAAGCACAAAGACAACACCCCATATGGAGAGTATGGTGGCTGGTACAAAGCCTGCAAAGTGAACAG TCCTACTGTGAACACCACTCTGAGGAATTTGGGTGCGCTGTACCGCCGACAAGGCAAGATGGAGGCTGCGGAGACCCTGGAGGAGTGTGCCATGAGATCCCGCAAGCAG GGGATCGATCCCATCAACCAGAGCCGTGTGGCTGAAATTCTGAAGGAGggtgatggagagagaaggaggagcagGGACAGCATGTCCAGCGTTAAGTACGATAGCAGCTCTGAGGCCGGAGAGGAAGTGAGTATGGGCATAGAGTGGAGCGGGGTAAGTGCATATCCACATCATCATCCAATCAGATCAGTAGCATGTGGATACAGGACACGGCTGCCTTGCCCTACTGAGCTAGCGTATCGACTGCCTACACAGACCTGA
- the klc1b gene encoding kinesin light chain 1b isoform X3, with protein sequence MSTMVYPREEKLEKLTQEEIISNTKLVIQGLEALKSEHNSILHSLLETIKCLKKDEEANLVHEKSNLLRKSVEMIELGLGEAQVMMALSNHLNAVESEKQKLRAQVRRLCQENQWLRDELANTQQKLQKSEQSVAQLEEEKKHLEFMNQLKKYDEDVSPSEEKDGEPPKGSLDDLFPNDDEEHGQGMQHQHNSAAVAAAQQGGYEIPARLRTLHNLVIQYASQGRYEVAVPLCKQALEDLEKTSGHDHPDVATMLNILALVYRDQNKYKEAAHLLNDALSIREKTLGKDHPAVAATLNNLAVLYGKRGKYKEAEPLCKRALEIREKVLGKDHPDVAKQLNNLALLCQNQGKYEEVEYYYCRALEIYESRLGPDDPNVAKTKNNLASCFLKQGKYKEAEILYKEILTRAHEKEFGSVDAENKPIWMHAEEREEMSKGKHKDNTPYGEYGGWYKACKVNSPTVNTTLRNLGALYRRQGKMEAAETLEECAMRSRKQGIDPINQSRVAEILKEGDGERRRSRDSMSSVKYDSSSEAGEEA encoded by the exons ATGTCCACCATGGTGTATCCTCGTGAAGAGAAGCTGGAGAAACTAACGCAGGAGGAGATCATCTCAAACACTAAGCTGGTGATCCAAGGCCTGGAGGCACTGAAGAGCGAGCACAACTCTATCCTGCACAGTCTGCTGGAGACCATCAAGTGCCTGAAGAAAGATGAGGAAGCCAACCTCGTGCATGAGAAGTCTAACTTACTCCGCAAATCTGTGGAGATGATTGAGCTGGGCCTGGGGGAGGCACAG GTCATGATGGCTCTGTCCAATCACCTTAATGCTGTGGAGTCAGAGAAGCAGAAGTTACGGGCCCAGGTGCGGCGTCTGTGCCAAGAGAACCAGTGGCTGCGGGACGAGTTGGCCAACACTCAGCAGAAACTGCAGAAGAGTGAACAGAGTGTCGCCcagctggaggaggagaagaagcaCCTGGAGTTCATGAATCAGCTCAAAAAGTATGACGAAGATGTTTCACCCTCG GAGGAAAAAGATGGCGAACCACCTAAAGGCTCTCTGGATGATCTTTTCCCTAATGATGATGAGGAACATGGTCAAGGAA TGCAGCACCAGCACAACAGTGCAGCCGTTGCAGCAGCGCAGCAGGGAGGATACGAGATCCCAGCCCGTCTCCGAACACTCCACAACCTGGTGATCCAGTACGCCTCTCAGGGTAGATACGAGGTGGCAGTACCGCTGTGCAAACAAGCTCTGGAGGACCTGGAGAAAACCTCAGGCCACGATCATCCCGATGTTGCCACCATGCTCAACATCCTCGCTCTGGTGTACAG GGATCAGAACAAATATAAAGAGGCAGCACATCTGCTCAATGATGCTCTGTCCATCAGGGAGAAGACTCTCGGCAAAGATCATCCAGCA GTGGCTGCCACCCTGAATAATCTGGCTGTGCTGTACGGGAAAAGGGGCAAATATAAGGAAGCTGAACCACTGTGTAAGAGAGCCTTGGAGATCAGAGagaag GTGCTTGGAAAGGACCACCCAGATGTGGCTAAGCAGCTGAACAACCTGGCCTTGCTGTGTCAGAACCAGGGCAAGTATGAAGAGGTGGAGTACTACTACTGCAGAGCTTTGGAGATCTATGAGTCCAGGCTGGGCCCTGATGACCCTAATGTTGCCAAGACCAAGAACAATCTG GCTTCATGCTTTCTCAAACAAGGGAAATACAAGGAAGCTGAGATTCTTTACAAAGAGATTCTCACCCGTGCCCATGAGAAGGAGTTTGGATCAGTTGATG CTGAGAACAAGCCGATCTGGATGCATGCTGAGGAGAGGGAGGAGATGAGCAAA GGCAAGCACAAAGACAACACCCCATATGGAGAGTATGGTGGCTGGTACAAAGCCTGCAAAGTGAACAG TCCTACTGTGAACACCACTCTGAGGAATTTGGGTGCGCTGTACCGCCGACAAGGCAAGATGGAGGCTGCGGAGACCCTGGAGGAGTGTGCCATGAGATCCCGCAAGCAG GGGATCGATCCCATCAACCAGAGCCGTGTGGCTGAAATTCTGAAGGAGggtgatggagagagaaggaggagcagGGACAGCATGTCCAGCGTTAAGTACGATAGCAGCTCTGAGGCCGGAGAGGAA gCATAA
- the klc1b gene encoding kinesin light chain 1b isoform X1 yields MSTMVYPREEKLEKLTQEEIISNTKLVIQGLEALKSEHNSILHSLLETIKCLKKDEEANLVHEKSNLLRKSVEMIELGLGEAQVMMALSNHLNAVESEKQKLRAQVRRLCQENQWLRDELANTQQKLQKSEQSVAQLEEEKKHLEFMNQLKKYDEDVSPSEEKDGEPPKGSLDDLFPNDDEEHGQGMQHQHNSAAVAAAQQGGYEIPARLRTLHNLVIQYASQGRYEVAVPLCKQALEDLEKTSGHDHPDVATMLNILALVYRDQNKYKEAAHLLNDALSIREKTLGKDHPAVAATLNNLAVLYGKRGKYKEAEPLCKRALEIREKVLGKDHPDVAKQLNNLALLCQNQGKYEEVEYYYCRALEIYESRLGPDDPNVAKTKNNLASCFLKQGKYKEAEILYKEILTRAHEKEFGSVDAENKPIWMHAEEREEMSKGKHKDNTPYGEYGGWYKACKVNSPTVNTTLRNLGALYRRQGKMEAAETLEECAMRSRKQGIDPINQSRVAEILKEGDGERRRSRDSMSSVKYDSSSEAGEEVSMGIEWSGDGSGALSRGTSLGRIREVLRRSSEMLVKKLQGNGPPEQRPTSNMKRAASLNYLNRTNDDSLQIPGKRWLAQSRGLSSSNLDLYSGN; encoded by the exons ATGTCCACCATGGTGTATCCTCGTGAAGAGAAGCTGGAGAAACTAACGCAGGAGGAGATCATCTCAAACACTAAGCTGGTGATCCAAGGCCTGGAGGCACTGAAGAGCGAGCACAACTCTATCCTGCACAGTCTGCTGGAGACCATCAAGTGCCTGAAGAAAGATGAGGAAGCCAACCTCGTGCATGAGAAGTCTAACTTACTCCGCAAATCTGTGGAGATGATTGAGCTGGGCCTGGGGGAGGCACAG GTCATGATGGCTCTGTCCAATCACCTTAATGCTGTGGAGTCAGAGAAGCAGAAGTTACGGGCCCAGGTGCGGCGTCTGTGCCAAGAGAACCAGTGGCTGCGGGACGAGTTGGCCAACACTCAGCAGAAACTGCAGAAGAGTGAACAGAGTGTCGCCcagctggaggaggagaagaagcaCCTGGAGTTCATGAATCAGCTCAAAAAGTATGACGAAGATGTTTCACCCTCG GAGGAAAAAGATGGCGAACCACCTAAAGGCTCTCTGGATGATCTTTTCCCTAATGATGATGAGGAACATGGTCAAGGAA TGCAGCACCAGCACAACAGTGCAGCCGTTGCAGCAGCGCAGCAGGGAGGATACGAGATCCCAGCCCGTCTCCGAACACTCCACAACCTGGTGATCCAGTACGCCTCTCAGGGTAGATACGAGGTGGCAGTACCGCTGTGCAAACAAGCTCTGGAGGACCTGGAGAAAACCTCAGGCCACGATCATCCCGATGTTGCCACCATGCTCAACATCCTCGCTCTGGTGTACAG GGATCAGAACAAATATAAAGAGGCAGCACATCTGCTCAATGATGCTCTGTCCATCAGGGAGAAGACTCTCGGCAAAGATCATCCAGCA GTGGCTGCCACCCTGAATAATCTGGCTGTGCTGTACGGGAAAAGGGGCAAATATAAGGAAGCTGAACCACTGTGTAAGAGAGCCTTGGAGATCAGAGagaag GTGCTTGGAAAGGACCACCCAGATGTGGCTAAGCAGCTGAACAACCTGGCCTTGCTGTGTCAGAACCAGGGCAAGTATGAAGAGGTGGAGTACTACTACTGCAGAGCTTTGGAGATCTATGAGTCCAGGCTGGGCCCTGATGACCCTAATGTTGCCAAGACCAAGAACAATCTG GCTTCATGCTTTCTCAAACAAGGGAAATACAAGGAAGCTGAGATTCTTTACAAAGAGATTCTCACCCGTGCCCATGAGAAGGAGTTTGGATCAGTTGATG CTGAGAACAAGCCGATCTGGATGCATGCTGAGGAGAGGGAGGAGATGAGCAAA GGCAAGCACAAAGACAACACCCCATATGGAGAGTATGGTGGCTGGTACAAAGCCTGCAAAGTGAACAG TCCTACTGTGAACACCACTCTGAGGAATTTGGGTGCGCTGTACCGCCGACAAGGCAAGATGGAGGCTGCGGAGACCCTGGAGGAGTGTGCCATGAGATCCCGCAAGCAG GGGATCGATCCCATCAACCAGAGCCGTGTGGCTGAAATTCTGAAGGAGggtgatggagagagaaggaggagcagGGACAGCATGTCCAGCGTTAAGTACGATAGCAGCTCTGAGGCCGGAGAGGAAGTGAGTATGGGCATAGAGTGGAGCGGG GATGGTAGTGGGGCTCTGTCGAGGGGTACCTCTCTGGGGAGGATCAGAGAGGTGCTGCGTAGAAGCAGTGAAATGCTGGTGAAGAAACTGCAAGGAAATGGACCTCCAGAGCAGCGCCCCACCTCCAA TATGAAGCGAGCTGCCTCCCTTAACTACCTGAACAGGACAAATGATGATTCCTTACAG ATTCCTGGGAAACGTTGGTTGGCGCAGAGCCGGGGCTTGAGCTCCAGTAATTTGGATCTGTACAGTGGGAATTGA